The Labeo rohita strain BAU-BD-2019 chromosome 19, IGBB_LRoh.1.0, whole genome shotgun sequence genome window below encodes:
- the LOC127181491 gene encoding uncharacterized protein LOC127181491 → MAESPQNNCYGSALRPTTERHGTEPPNVTTDQMLDNLNVYLDKRLGLRKCHDDMCQRYSIKHSESGQWALPDIKRAYGKTQRLWTNTKKDGLSVVLVKQILQHLQKCKTDKLQCEIKAEKAKVRALAEQLQIVKEDKERLLHENDKLLNLLSKRLESKSSSSSVDSDVESLINTCVQATRNTKVRLAPVIVKNRRTEVEIDNEEEYEENGEQRTRTVKKFVKKYVPYRTYQPATPEQVDKWSKELPDVYKQPRRVWQFLQRLQKIYNLHPLDGVMIVNVNLRDNDQKRLTESAERKIGESQENIEDGWEAVQTFLFELKPVEVNWAKITSCMQKTRESVAEFEERFRQTWMEHAGVNNNSEDLSKDTSMPLKATFVNGLKPEISEALKIKYDDWNSIATTFIQIVEWSAKTERTQDVKLRALQSKTLYNNRTTGYKKGKYQIHSQTKSQGRCRNCNEQGHWVCDCKMSLKHQSNDEDNLLKRFQQLTAKQKQTLLNAVEPQGN, encoded by the coding sequence ATGGCTGAGTCTCCACAAAACAATTGTTATGGCTCTGCACTGAGACCAACAACAGAAAGGCATGGGACAGAACCTCCAAATGTCACCACTGATCAGATGTTGGACAATCTGAATGTATATTTGGACAAAAGGCTGGGACTGAGGAAGTGTCATGATGACATGTGCCAGAGGTACAGCATTAAGCACTCAGAGAGTGGACAATGGGCCTTGCCGGACATTAAAAGGGCTTATGGAAAGACACAGCGCTTATGGACAAACACCAAGAAAGATGGACTGTCTGTGGTTTTGGTCAAACAAATTCTACAACATCTGCAGAAGTGTAAGACTGACAAATTACAATGTGAGATCAAAGCAGAGAAAGCAAAGGTTCGAGCACTGGCTGAACAATTGCAGATTGTAAAAGAAGACAAAGAAAGACTGTTACATGAGAATGACAAGTTGTTGAATTTGCTCTCCAAACGACTGGAATCAAAATCTTCAAGCAGCTCAGTTGACAGTGATGTTGAATCTTTAATCAACACATGTGTTCAGGCTACAAGGAACACAAAGGTTAGACTTGCTCCTGTTATCGTTAAGAACAGACGGACTGAAGTTGAAATTGACAATGAGGAGGAGTATGAGGAGAATGGTGAACAACGAACTCgcactgtaaaaaagtttgtaaAGAAATATGTTCCATACAGAACATACCAGCCAGCTACTCCAGAACAAGTTGACAAATGGTCAAAAGAATTGCCAGACGTGTACAAGCAACCACGGAGAGTTTGGCAATTTCTTCAACGCTTGCAGAAAATCTACAATTTACATCCACTAGACGGAGTGATGATTGTTAATGTGAACTTAAGAGACAATGACCAAAAGAGACTAACAGAAAGTGCTGAAAGAAAGATTGGTGAGTCTCAAGAAAACATTGAGGATGGATGGGAAGCAGTGCAAACTTTCTTGTTTGAACTGAAACCTGTAGAGGTTAATTGGGCTAAAATTACCTCTTGCATGCAGAAGACAAGAGAAAGTGTTGCAGAGTTTGAAGAACGCTTCAGGCAAACTTGGATGGAACATGCTGGTGTGAACAACAACAGTGAAGATCTCAGTAAAGATACTAGCATGCCTCTTAAAGCCACATTTGTGAATGGACTGAAACCTGAGATTTCTGAAGCTCTTAAAATCAAGTATGATGACTGGAACAGCATTGCAACAACATTCATCCAGATTGTTGAATGGTCAGCAAAGACTGAAAGAACACAGGACGTCAAACTCAGAGCTTTGCAATCCAAAACCTTGTATAATAACAGGACAACGGggtataaaaaaggtaaatatcaGATACACTCACAAACCAAATCTCAAGGAAGGTGCAGGAATTGCAACGAGCAAGGACACTGGGTTTGTGATTGCAAGATGAGCTTAAAACATCAAAGTAATGATGAGGACAACCTATTGAAGAGGTTTCAGCAGTTGACAgccaaacaaaaacagactCTGCTAAATGCTGTGGAGCCGCAGGGAAACTGA